In Tachysurus fulvidraco isolate hzauxx_2018 chromosome 11, HZAU_PFXX_2.0, whole genome shotgun sequence, one DNA window encodes the following:
- the c11hxorf65 gene encoding uncharacterized protein CXorf65 homolog isoform X2 encodes MFITVLHGDNQRSLFNTQCKTVVLLDWIKVKCGCEHEAEIDLANLKGQVMNLPHQQFAVASDVLGQREEYILISISRTSNPSIPVHTSLLHNYDLPDPQCLESKTEQETCASAETGQPRPYKQIRFSTYQADPV; translated from the exons ATGTTTATTACAGTGCTTCATGGTG ACAATCAAAGAAGTCTGTTCAACACTCAGTGTAAAACAGTAGTCCTTTTGGACTGGATCAAAGTCAAGTGTGGATGTGAACATGAAG CTGAAATAGACTTGGCAAATTTGAAAGGGCAGGTGATGAATCTGCCTCATCAACAATTTGCAGTTGCTTCAGATGTTCTGGGACAGAGGGAGGAATACATTCTCATCAGCATAAGTC gGACTAGTAATCCTTCAATCCCAGTACACACTTCATTGCTTCATAACTATGACCTGCCTGATCCTCAGTGCCTAG AATCAAAAACTGAACAGGAAACTTGTGCATCTGCAGAAACAG GTCAACCAAGACCATACAAACAAATACGCTTCTCAACTTATCAAGCAGACCCTGTGTAA
- the c11hxorf65 gene encoding uncharacterized protein CXorf65 homolog isoform X1 produces the protein MFITVLHGDNQRSLFNTQCKTVVLLDWIKVKCGCEHEAEIDLANLKGQVMNLPHQQFAVASDVLGQREEYILISISRTSNPSIPVHTSLLHNYDLPDPQCLESKTEQETCASAETGRLRKFTSSLSTESQPRPYKQIRFSTYQADPV, from the exons ATGTTTATTACAGTGCTTCATGGTG ACAATCAAAGAAGTCTGTTCAACACTCAGTGTAAAACAGTAGTCCTTTTGGACTGGATCAAAGTCAAGTGTGGATGTGAACATGAAG CTGAAATAGACTTGGCAAATTTGAAAGGGCAGGTGATGAATCTGCCTCATCAACAATTTGCAGTTGCTTCAGATGTTCTGGGACAGAGGGAGGAATACATTCTCATCAGCATAAGTC gGACTAGTAATCCTTCAATCCCAGTACACACTTCATTGCTTCATAACTATGACCTGCCTGATCCTCAGTGCCTAG AATCAAAAACTGAACAGGAAACTTGTGCATCTGCAGAAACAGGCAGGTTGAGAAAGTTCACCTCATCACTATCCACTGAGA GTCAACCAAGACCATACAAACAAATACGCTTCTCAACTTATCAAGCAGACCCTGTGTAA
- the scn3b gene encoding sodium channel subunit beta-3 isoform X2, with protein MTSQTTFLWHFLFLLIFAVWECRAVCVDAISDTEAVLGRTMKLTCVSCMKREEITAQTKVYWYYRPDRDAVRQDIYLYDGVGQDMEGPWKGRLLWHGSKDLQDVSISIVNVTLNDSGLYECVVHRQFSFNSYTPSIEKTVEIELVVREQASEDLTALYSEIMMYVLLVFLTLWLLVEMIYCYRKISKSDEQAQDSPF; from the exons ATGACAAGTCAAACGACGTTTCTATGGCATTTTCTCTTCCTGCTCATATTTGCTG TGTGGGAATGCAGAGCGGTGTGTGTGGATGCAATTTCAGACACAGAGGCAGTGTTGGGGCGAACCATGAAGCTCACCTGCGTCTCATGTATgaaaagagaagagatcacTGCTCAGACTAAGGTGTACTGGTATTACAGACCTGACAGGGATGCTGTTCGCCAGGAT ATCTACCTATATGATGGCGTAGGGCAGGACATGGAGGGGCCATGGAAGGGTCGTCTGTTGTGGCATGGCAGCAAAGACCTGCAGGATGTCTCCATTAGCATTGTCAATGTCACGCTGAATGACAGCGGCCTGTACGAGTGTGTTGTGCACCGCCAATTTTCCTTCAACTCATATACCCCTTCCATTGAGAAGACAGTTGAGATTGAGCTGGTGGTGCGAGAGCAAG cAAGTGAAGATCTCACAGCACTGTACTCAGAGATCATGATGTATGTTCTACTGGTGTTCCTCACCCTCTGGCTGCTGGTTGAGATGATCTACTGCTACAGGAAGATCTCCAAAT